The following are encoded in a window of Cryobacterium sp. CG_9.6 genomic DNA:
- the trpA gene encoding tryptophan synthase subunit alpha yields MSAVERTIATRRDAGSGALIGYLPVGFPNLSQSIDAAVALAANGVDIIELGLPYSDPVMDGPVIQVATQAALAGGFKLSQGFEAVAAITAQVSAPVLVMTYWNPVVQYGVERFADDLLAAGGAGLITPDLIPDEASSWLAASERSGLDRVFLAAPSSSDARIEQALAASRGFVYAVSTMGTTGARAGVDSAARILIERLRAAGSTSACVGLGISTPDQVREILGYADGAIVGSALVKALADGGVAAVGELAQALSEGTRDIRTL; encoded by the coding sequence ATGAGCGCCGTTGAACGCACCATTGCTACTCGCCGCGATGCCGGCAGTGGTGCCCTCATTGGGTACCTCCCGGTTGGATTTCCTAACCTGAGCCAGAGCATCGATGCCGCTGTCGCACTCGCTGCGAACGGTGTCGACATCATCGAACTCGGTCTGCCCTACTCCGACCCCGTCATGGACGGTCCGGTCATTCAAGTTGCCACTCAGGCCGCACTCGCCGGCGGGTTCAAGCTGAGCCAGGGATTTGAAGCCGTCGCTGCCATTACCGCGCAGGTGTCAGCACCGGTCCTCGTGATGACCTACTGGAATCCGGTGGTGCAGTACGGCGTTGAGCGGTTTGCCGATGATCTACTGGCCGCGGGCGGGGCCGGCCTCATCACGCCCGACCTCATTCCTGACGAGGCGAGCAGTTGGTTGGCCGCGAGTGAACGATCCGGACTCGACCGGGTTTTCCTGGCCGCGCCATCATCCTCCGACGCCAGAATCGAGCAGGCACTTGCCGCGAGCCGCGGATTCGTCTACGCGGTGTCCACGATGGGAACCACCGGTGCTCGCGCCGGCGTGGACTCGGCCGCACGCATCCTGATTGAGCGTTTGCGCGCCGCTGGATCAACGAGCGCCTGTGTCGGACTCGGAATTTCCACTCCGGACCAGGTGCGCGAAATCCTGGGTTACGCCGATGGCGCCATCGTGGGTTCTGCCCTGGTGAAGGCTCTTGCCGATGGTGGCGTCGCGGCCGTGGGCGAACTCGCCCAGGCGCTTTCTGAAGGTACTCGCGACATTCGCACGCTCTAG
- the lgt gene encoding prolipoprotein diacylglyceryl transferase — translation MPLSIPSPEWSYVDLGWFRIHAYALCILAGIILATMITSRRLSSRGGEPGVVLDIILWAVPLGIVGARVYHVLTHPGDYFYDGADLWDTVKIWEGGNAIFGSLIGGAIGAYIGCRQTGIRFWSFVDAVAPAMLIAQATGRLGNWFNHELFGVPTTLPWGLQIEATNPAYPVGLPPETLFHPTFLYEMIWNVVGVFVILLIERRINMRWGKAFAVYLIWYGLGRSFFETIRIDPSEIFFGIRTNVWAAYGAILLGIIIFLVQRRAHLGLELSVYVPGREWTAVVPEVGSQDTDSDLENHGDDSAGADTLNAPTATSTRG, via the coding sequence ATGCCCCTGAGCATCCCGAGTCCCGAGTGGAGCTACGTTGACCTGGGGTGGTTCCGCATTCACGCGTATGCCCTGTGCATTCTGGCCGGAATCATTCTGGCGACAATGATCACCTCCCGTCGGCTCAGCTCCCGCGGCGGCGAGCCGGGCGTCGTGTTGGATATTATTCTGTGGGCGGTCCCGCTCGGTATCGTCGGTGCCCGGGTGTACCACGTGCTGACGCACCCCGGAGACTACTTCTACGACGGTGCTGATCTCTGGGACACGGTGAAGATTTGGGAGGGCGGCAACGCCATCTTCGGGTCCCTCATCGGTGGTGCCATCGGCGCGTACATCGGTTGCCGACAGACCGGCATTCGATTCTGGTCCTTTGTAGACGCGGTCGCACCGGCGATGCTCATTGCTCAGGCAACCGGCCGCCTCGGTAACTGGTTCAACCATGAGCTCTTCGGCGTACCGACCACACTTCCGTGGGGGCTACAGATCGAGGCGACCAACCCGGCCTATCCCGTCGGACTGCCGCCTGAGACCCTGTTTCACCCGACCTTCCTCTACGAGATGATCTGGAACGTCGTTGGCGTGTTCGTCATTCTCCTGATCGAACGCCGCATTAACATGCGCTGGGGCAAGGCCTTCGCTGTTTACCTCATCTGGTACGGCTTGGGTCGGAGCTTCTTCGAGACGATCCGCATCGACCCGAGTGAAATCTTCTTCGGTATCCGCACCAACGTGTGGGCTGCCTACGGTGCAATCCTGCTCGGAATCATTATTTTCCTGGTTCAGCGTCGGGCTCATCTGGGACTGGAACTGAGTGTCTATGTGCCGGGTCGCGAATGGACAGCCGTTGTTCCTGAGGTAGGATCGCAGGATACTGATTCGGACCTTGAGAATCACGGCGATGATTCCGCTGGGGCCGATACTCTGAACGCACCCACCGCCACAAGCACCCGCGGGTAG
- the gltB gene encoding glutamate synthase large subunit: MPAKQGLYDPAAERDACGLAMVATLRGTPGHDIIVLALDALRNLEHRGAVGSDAGTGDGAGIVTQVPDAFLRAVTDFDLPAAGQYAVGNVFLPIDPTTRTEIKRAINRKAGEENLDVLGWREVPVRPDQLGNLARAAMPAIQQLFVQSRLTDESGETVSGIALDRQTLRLRKRAERELDMYFPSLSCRTLVYKGMVTSLQLEPFYPDLSDARFASTLALVHSRYSTNTFPSWPLAQPFRMIAHNGEINTVQGNRNWMSARQSQLESVELGDLTPLLPIVTPGGSDSASFDEVVELLSLSGRSLPHAVMMMMPEAWENQPDLDPQRRDFYEYHSMLMEPWDGPAAIVFTDGALVGATLDRNGLRPGRYLITDDGLVVLASEIGVLDIDPSRVVRKGRLRPGKMFLVDTVAGRIIEDDEIKDELSASKPWGEWLDAGRINLKDLPEREHIVHPPASVVRRQRTFGYTEEEVRILLAPMARTGGEPLGAMGSDAPIAVLSERPRLMFDYFAQQFAQVTNPPLDSIREEVVTSLKLGLGPERNLLLAGPEHARQVVLDFPVIDNDELAKIQHIDPAIGARTTTTVRGLYRFEEGPDALANRLDALCREVDDAIEAGALFIVLSDRDSNKDLAPIPSLLMIAAVHHHLIRTENRMKVGLIVEAGDVREVHHVATLIGYGASAVNPYLAMETCEDLVRSGIITNVTPEKAVTNVIKALGKGVLKIMSKMGISTVSSYAGAQAFEAVGLGQAFIDQYFTGTTSKLGGVGIDVIAAENLQRHAIAYPMDAAVTVHERLLSGGEYQWRRDGAPHLFNPETIFRLQHSTRTRSYDIFREYTKLIDDQSESLMTLRGMFTFNTGARRPIPLDEVESVASIVKRFSTGAMSYGSISPEAHETLAIAMNRLGGRSNTGEGGEDLDRLLDPERRSAVKQVASGRFGVTSMYLTHADDIQIKLAQGAKPGEGGQLPPTKVYPWIARTRNATPGVGLISPPPHHDIYSIEDLKQLIFDLKRANPKARIHTKLVSQSGIGAVAAGVAKALSDVILISGHDGGTGASPLNSLKHAGTPWELGLAETQQTLMLNGMRSRVVVQVDGQLKTGRDVIIGALLGAEEFGFASAPLVVEGCIMMRVCHLDTCPVGVATQNPELRKRFTGQAEHVINFFEFIAQEVREYLAEFGFRSLDDVIGHRELLDVNRAMKHWKASGLDLTPILVGPDFSESEPRQHQRDQEHELELHFDNELIRQSASVLEHGGQVKIDLPIRNTERAVGTMLGHEVTLRYGQHGLPSGSIEVSLTGSAGQSFGAFLPSGITLRLEGDSNDYVGKGLSGGQIVVLPDRSSVFPAEDNVIAGNVIGYGATQGSMFIRGMVGERFLVRNSGATAVVEGVGDHALEYMTGGLAVILGSTGRNLGAGMSGGTAYIYGLDPQLVNSTALDSGELMLSVLGSADREIVQDLLEQHRDQTGSALAVRMLSNLEETMNTFVKVLPRDYAAVLATRQSAIDEGLDPDGDVVWNRILEVTNG, encoded by the coding sequence ATGCCTGCCAAGCAGGGTCTGTACGATCCTGCTGCTGAGCGTGACGCCTGCGGTCTGGCCATGGTGGCCACGCTGCGTGGTACTCCCGGGCACGACATTATTGTGTTGGCTCTGGACGCCCTCCGCAACCTCGAGCACCGCGGAGCCGTGGGCTCCGATGCGGGCACCGGTGACGGCGCTGGGATTGTCACGCAGGTTCCGGACGCCTTCCTGCGTGCGGTCACCGACTTTGACCTACCCGCTGCAGGACAGTACGCCGTCGGAAACGTCTTTCTCCCGATCGACCCAACGACGCGCACCGAGATCAAGCGTGCGATTAACCGCAAGGCGGGCGAGGAAAACCTCGACGTGCTCGGCTGGCGTGAGGTCCCGGTTCGACCCGATCAGCTCGGAAACCTTGCCCGGGCCGCAATGCCGGCCATCCAGCAACTCTTCGTGCAGAGCCGTCTCACGGACGAAAGCGGTGAGACGGTCAGCGGAATCGCCCTTGACCGCCAGACCCTGCGCCTCCGCAAGCGGGCCGAGCGCGAACTGGACATGTATTTCCCGTCCCTGTCGTGTCGCACCCTGGTGTACAAGGGCATGGTGACGTCGCTGCAGCTGGAGCCGTTCTACCCTGATCTCTCCGACGCGCGGTTTGCTTCCACGCTCGCGCTCGTTCATTCACGCTACTCAACCAACACGTTCCCCTCCTGGCCGCTCGCGCAGCCGTTCCGCATGATTGCGCACAACGGTGAGATCAACACGGTGCAGGGAAACCGCAACTGGATGAGTGCCCGCCAGTCACAACTTGAATCCGTTGAACTGGGTGACCTGACGCCACTGCTCCCGATCGTCACCCCCGGAGGCAGCGACTCCGCGTCCTTCGACGAGGTGGTGGAGCTGCTGAGCCTGTCGGGGCGTTCACTCCCGCACGCGGTCATGATGATGATGCCGGAAGCGTGGGAGAACCAGCCCGATCTCGACCCGCAGCGCCGCGACTTCTACGAATATCACTCCATGCTGATGGAGCCGTGGGACGGACCCGCCGCGATCGTGTTTACCGACGGTGCACTCGTCGGTGCCACCCTTGACCGCAATGGTCTTCGTCCCGGTCGCTATCTCATCACCGATGACGGACTCGTTGTTCTCGCCAGCGAAATCGGTGTGCTGGACATCGACCCCAGCCGCGTCGTTCGCAAGGGCCGGTTGCGTCCCGGCAAAATGTTCCTCGTGGACACGGTTGCCGGTCGCATCATTGAAGATGACGAGATCAAGGACGAGCTCTCCGCCAGCAAGCCATGGGGGGAATGGCTTGACGCCGGACGCATCAACTTGAAAGACCTTCCCGAGCGCGAGCACATTGTGCACCCGCCGGCATCCGTTGTGCGTCGTCAGCGCACATTCGGCTATACCGAGGAAGAAGTTCGCATCCTGCTGGCACCCATGGCACGTACGGGAGGAGAACCCCTCGGCGCGATGGGCTCCGACGCTCCCATTGCCGTGCTGAGCGAGCGACCGCGGCTCATGTTCGACTACTTCGCCCAGCAGTTCGCGCAGGTGACCAACCCACCGCTCGACTCGATTCGCGAGGAGGTCGTGACCTCACTCAAACTGGGCCTGGGGCCGGAGCGCAACCTTCTGCTGGCCGGACCCGAACACGCTCGCCAGGTTGTGCTTGATTTTCCGGTGATCGACAATGACGAACTCGCCAAAATTCAGCACATCGACCCTGCGATTGGTGCACGCACGACCACAACCGTTCGTGGGCTGTATCGCTTCGAAGAGGGTCCTGATGCTCTCGCCAACCGCCTCGATGCCCTCTGCCGCGAAGTGGATGATGCCATCGAGGCCGGCGCCCTGTTCATCGTGCTGTCGGACCGCGACTCCAATAAGGACCTCGCGCCAATCCCGTCGCTGCTCATGATCGCGGCAGTTCATCACCACCTCATCCGCACCGAAAACCGCATGAAGGTCGGCCTGATCGTGGAGGCCGGCGATGTACGCGAAGTGCACCACGTGGCAACTCTTATTGGTTACGGCGCAAGTGCGGTCAACCCCTACCTCGCCATGGAAACCTGCGAGGACCTGGTGCGCAGCGGAATCATCACCAACGTCACGCCGGAAAAGGCCGTGACGAACGTGATCAAGGCGCTCGGCAAGGGTGTGCTCAAGATCATGTCCAAGATGGGGATCTCCACTGTCTCCTCGTATGCGGGTGCGCAGGCATTCGAAGCGGTGGGGCTTGGCCAGGCCTTCATTGACCAGTACTTCACCGGTACTACCAGCAAGCTCGGCGGAGTGGGCATCGACGTCATCGCGGCTGAGAACCTGCAGCGTCACGCCATTGCCTATCCGATGGACGCGGCTGTGACCGTGCATGAGCGGCTTCTCAGCGGTGGCGAGTACCAGTGGCGTCGTGACGGTGCGCCTCACCTCTTCAACCCGGAAACCATTTTCCGGCTGCAGCACTCCACGCGCACGCGCAGTTATGACATTTTTCGTGAGTACACGAAGCTGATCGACGATCAGTCCGAATCGTTGATGACCCTGCGGGGCATGTTCACCTTCAACACCGGTGCGCGTCGTCCGATTCCGCTCGATGAGGTCGAGTCCGTGGCATCCATTGTGAAGCGCTTCTCCACGGGCGCGATGAGCTACGGTTCCATTTCACCCGAGGCCCATGAAACGCTTGCCATCGCCATGAACAGGCTCGGCGGTCGTTCCAACACCGGAGAGGGCGGCGAAGATCTGGATCGACTGCTCGACCCGGAACGTCGGAGCGCCGTCAAGCAGGTTGCGTCCGGTCGTTTCGGCGTCACCAGCATGTATTTGACCCACGCGGACGACATTCAGATCAAACTCGCTCAGGGTGCCAAGCCGGGCGAAGGCGGTCAGCTTCCCCCCACCAAGGTGTATCCGTGGATCGCCCGTACGCGTAACGCAACGCCCGGAGTCGGACTCATCTCGCCGCCTCCTCACCACGACATCTACTCCATTGAAGACCTCAAACAGCTGATCTTCGACCTGAAACGCGCCAACCCCAAGGCCCGCATTCACACGAAACTCGTCAGTCAGTCCGGTATCGGTGCAGTAGCAGCCGGCGTTGCGAAAGCCCTGTCGGACGTTATCCTCATCAGCGGACACGACGGTGGAACGGGAGCGAGTCCGCTGAACTCGCTGAAGCACGCTGGTACTCCGTGGGAACTCGGACTGGCGGAAACCCAGCAAACACTCATGCTCAACGGCATGCGCAGCCGCGTTGTGGTGCAGGTCGACGGCCAACTGAAAACCGGTCGCGACGTCATCATCGGCGCCCTCCTCGGTGCGGAGGAATTCGGTTTCGCATCGGCTCCTCTGGTGGTTGAGGGTTGCATCATGATGCGGGTCTGTCACCTCGACACCTGCCCCGTGGGCGTTGCCACGCAGAACCCTGAACTGCGCAAGCGCTTCACCGGGCAGGCGGAGCATGTCATTAACTTCTTCGAGTTCATCGCCCAGGAGGTTCGCGAGTATCTGGCGGAGTTCGGCTTCCGCAGCCTTGACGACGTGATTGGGCACCGTGAGCTGCTCGACGTCAACCGTGCCATGAAGCACTGGAAGGCATCGGGACTCGATCTCACACCCATCCTCGTGGGCCCCGACTTCTCCGAGTCGGAGCCGCGCCAGCACCAGCGCGATCAGGAGCATGAGCTGGAGCTTCACTTCGATAATGAACTGATTCGGCAAAGCGCCAGCGTGCTCGAGCATGGTGGACAGGTCAAGATTGATCTGCCGATCCGCAACACCGAGCGTGCCGTGGGAACAATGCTCGGCCATGAGGTCACTCTGCGCTACGGTCAGCATGGACTGCCGAGCGGCTCCATCGAGGTTTCGTTGACCGGATCCGCTGGCCAATCGTTCGGCGCTTTCCTTCCGAGTGGCATCACCTTGAGGCTCGAGGGCGACTCCAACGACTATGTGGGCAAGGGGCTCTCGGGCGGCCAGATCGTTGTCCTGCCGGACCGCAGCAGCGTGTTCCCGGCCGAAGATAACGTGATTGCCGGAAACGTCATCGGCTACGGTGCCACGCAGGGCAGCATGTTTATTCGCGGCATGGTGGGCGAGCGATTCCTGGTGCGTAACTCCGGTGCGACCGCGGTCGTGGAGGGTGTGGGTGACCACGCTCTGGAGTACATGACCGGCGGTCTGGCCGTCATCCTCGGCAGCACCGGGCGCAACCTCGGAGCAGGCATGTCGGGAGGCACCGCGTACATTTACGGGCTCGACCCGCAGCTGGTCAACTCCACAGCACTCGACTCTGGAGAGCTGATGCTGTCGGTGCTCGGAAGCGCGGACCGAGAAATCGTGCAAGACCTGTTGGAGCAACACCGCGACCAGACCGGGTCAGCCCTGGCGGTGCGGATGCTCTCCAACCTAGAAGAGACCATGAACACGTTCGTCAAGGTGCTGCCGCGTGACTACGCGGCCGTGCTGGCGACCCGACAGTCCGCCATTGACGAAGGACTTGATCCCGACGGCGACGTTGTGTGGAACCGAATTTTGGAGGTAACCAATGGCTGA
- a CDS encoding glutamate synthase subunit beta codes for MADPKGFLKTAERELPARRPVSIRLMDWKEVYEQGDSAVLKRQAGRCMDCGVPFCHQGCPLGNLIPEWNDLVWRDEGRQAIERLHATNNFPEFTGRLCPAPCESSCVLGINQPAVTIKQVEVSIIDQAFAKGWVQPQPPGRLTGKTVAVVGSGPAGLAAAQQLTRAGHTVAVFEREDRIGGLLRYGIPDFKMEKKHVELRLAQMTAEGTRFRAGVNIGVDITWDDLRARYDAVVVATGSMVPRDLPIPGRDLPGVHFAMEYLVQQNKIGAGGSIADQITAEGKHVVVLGGGDTGADCIGTAHRQMAASVTNLAIGKQPGHERPASQPWPMSPTLFEVASAHEEGGTREYLASTVEFLSNDVGEVRAIRIAETEYLDGRRVPKAGTEREIPADLVLLALGFTGPEASELQHQLKLPFSDRGTVERGTDYQTSHEGVFVAGDAGRGQSLIVWAIAEGRAAAAAVDTFLEGKTQLPSPVKPTDRPFAL; via the coding sequence ATGGCTGATCCGAAGGGATTCCTGAAAACCGCCGAGCGTGAGCTTCCGGCCCGTCGGCCGGTATCGATCCGCTTGATGGACTGGAAAGAGGTTTACGAGCAGGGTGATTCCGCTGTGCTCAAGCGTCAGGCCGGACGCTGCATGGATTGTGGCGTCCCGTTCTGTCACCAGGGATGCCCGCTGGGCAACCTGATTCCGGAGTGGAACGATCTGGTGTGGCGTGACGAGGGCCGTCAGGCCATCGAACGTTTGCACGCCACGAACAACTTCCCGGAATTCACGGGTCGGCTCTGCCCCGCTCCCTGCGAATCGTCCTGCGTGCTGGGTATCAATCAGCCTGCCGTCACAATCAAGCAGGTTGAGGTGTCGATCATTGATCAGGCCTTCGCTAAGGGGTGGGTGCAGCCTCAGCCGCCCGGCCGCCTGACCGGAAAGACGGTTGCCGTTGTGGGCTCCGGCCCGGCCGGCCTCGCCGCCGCGCAGCAGCTCACGCGTGCCGGTCACACGGTGGCCGTGTTCGAACGGGAAGACCGCATCGGCGGCTTGTTGCGTTACGGAATCCCCGACTTCAAGATGGAAAAGAAGCACGTGGAGCTTCGCCTCGCGCAGATGACCGCGGAAGGAACCCGGTTCCGCGCGGGCGTCAATATCGGCGTCGACATCACGTGGGACGACCTTCGAGCGCGCTACGACGCAGTCGTGGTGGCTACGGGTTCCATGGTGCCCCGAGACCTGCCGATTCCGGGACGCGACCTTCCGGGCGTGCACTTTGCCATGGAATACCTTGTTCAGCAGAACAAGATCGGTGCCGGTGGCAGCATCGCAGACCAGATCACCGCCGAGGGTAAGCATGTGGTGGTGTTGGGCGGTGGCGACACCGGAGCGGACTGTATCGGAACAGCGCATCGTCAGATGGCGGCATCCGTTACGAACCTCGCGATCGGCAAGCAGCCGGGACACGAGCGTCCGGCCAGCCAGCCCTGGCCCATGTCGCCGACACTCTTCGAAGTGGCGAGCGCGCACGAAGAGGGTGGCACCCGCGAATACCTGGCATCGACGGTCGAATTCCTGTCGAACGATGTCGGAGAGGTGCGGGCAATCCGAATCGCCGAGACCGAGTACCTGGATGGGCGTCGGGTCCCCAAGGCCGGAACCGAACGGGAAATTCCGGCTGATCTCGTGCTTCTTGCGCTCGGATTCACGGGCCCCGAGGCCAGCGAGTTGCAGCATCAGCTCAAACTCCCGTTCTCGGACCGCGGAACTGTCGAACGTGGAACGGACTACCAGACCAGCCACGAGGGAGTCTTCGTCGCCGGAGACGCCGGTCGTGGGCAGTCACTGATCGTGTGGGCAATTGCCGAAGGGCGCGCCGCGGCCGCAGCAGTGGACACCTTCCTCGAGGGAAAGACGCAGCTGCCGTCGCCGGTGAAGCCCACTGACCGGCCCTTCGCTCTGTAA
- the pyk gene encoding pyruvate kinase, producing the protein MRRAKIVATLGPAAASYEQIRALIDAGVDVCRMNLSHGSYQVHESVYANVRKAANDSGRAVAVMVDLQGPKIRLGKFEGGPYLLAVGDIFKITTEDVLGTKELSGTTFKGLPHDVKPGDFLLIDDGKVKVQVVETDGVVVTTTVIVAGPVSNNKGINLPGVAVNVPALSEKDEADLRWGLRLGADLIALSFVRDAADITRVHEIMAEEGRRVPVIAKIEKPQAVENLEEIIDAFDSIMVARGDLGVELPLEAVPIVQKRAVEIARRMAKPVIVATQMLESMILSPVPTRAETSDVANAVLDGADAVMLSGETSVGEYPVVTVQTMARIVESTEEHGLERIGKLTNRPRTQGGAITLAAIEVAEFVEAKFLCIFTESGDSARRMSRLRSKIPMLAFTPEPSIRRRLALTWGVQTYLVDRVTHTDEMFGQVDDILLGQGLAEVGDKVVVISGSPPGIVGSTNDIRVHRVGDAHNEVAPAYVKQ; encoded by the coding sequence ATGAGACGCGCGAAAATTGTCGCCACCCTCGGGCCGGCAGCTGCCAGCTACGAGCAGATCAGGGCGCTCATCGACGCGGGCGTTGACGTCTGCCGTATGAACCTCAGTCACGGCAGCTACCAGGTGCACGAGAGCGTCTACGCCAACGTGCGGAAGGCAGCCAACGACTCCGGTCGTGCTGTGGCCGTGATGGTTGACCTGCAGGGCCCGAAGATTCGCCTCGGTAAGTTCGAGGGTGGTCCGTACCTGCTCGCGGTCGGCGACATCTTCAAGATCACCACCGAAGACGTGCTGGGTACCAAGGAGCTCTCCGGAACCACGTTCAAGGGCTTGCCCCACGACGTGAAGCCCGGCGACTTTCTGCTGATCGATGATGGCAAGGTCAAGGTTCAGGTCGTCGAAACAGATGGCGTCGTGGTGACAACCACCGTGATCGTTGCCGGCCCCGTCTCCAACAACAAGGGCATCAACCTGCCCGGCGTTGCGGTCAACGTTCCGGCTCTGTCGGAGAAGGACGAAGCCGACCTGCGTTGGGGCCTCCGCCTGGGCGCCGATCTTATCGCGCTGTCCTTCGTTCGCGACGCTGCCGACATCACTCGGGTGCACGAGATCATGGCCGAAGAAGGTCGTCGTGTTCCCGTGATCGCAAAGATCGAAAAGCCGCAGGCCGTTGAGAACCTTGAGGAGATCATCGACGCGTTCGACTCGATCATGGTTGCTCGCGGAGATCTGGGCGTGGAACTGCCCCTGGAGGCCGTCCCGATCGTGCAGAAGCGCGCGGTGGAGATTGCTCGGCGCATGGCGAAGCCCGTTATCGTGGCCACGCAGATGCTCGAATCCATGATTTTGAGCCCTGTTCCCACGCGGGCTGAGACCTCCGACGTGGCCAACGCCGTGCTCGATGGGGCCGACGCCGTCATGCTCAGCGGTGAAACAAGCGTGGGGGAGTACCCGGTTGTCACGGTGCAGACCATGGCACGGATCGTCGAATCCACCGAGGAGCACGGGCTGGAGCGTATTGGCAAGCTCACGAACCGTCCCCGCACCCAGGGCGGGGCGATCACTCTTGCCGCGATTGAGGTCGCGGAATTCGTTGAGGCCAAGTTCCTCTGCATCTTCACCGAGTCCGGTGACTCGGCGCGCCGCATGTCACGTTTGCGTTCGAAGATTCCCATGCTGGCCTTCACGCCCGAACCGAGTATCCGTCGTCGTCTCGCCCTGACCTGGGGCGTGCAGACGTACCTGGTTGACCGGGTGACCCACACGGACGAGATGTTTGGTCAGGTTGACGACATTCTGCTGGGCCAGGGTCTGGCAGAGGTGGGGGACAAGGTGGTCGTGATCTCCGGTTCCCCTCCCGGAATCGTGGGTTCCACCAATGACATTCGCGTGCACCGCGTGGGCGACGCCCACAACGAGGTAGCACCCGCGTATGTGAAGCAGTAG
- a CDS encoding response regulator, with translation MTDQDSTPTPPRRVVVAEDESLIRLDIVEILRDNGFEVVGEAGDGETAVALARELRPDLVIMDVKMPQLDGISAAERLSKEHIAPVVLLTAFSQKELVERATEAGALAYVVKPFTPNDLLPAIEIALSRYSQIITLEAEVADLVERFETRKLVDRAKGLLNEKMGLTEPEAFRWIQKASMDRRLTMHDVSQAIIEQLSAKK, from the coding sequence GTGACCGACCAAGACAGCACCCCCACCCCTCCCCGCCGCGTTGTCGTCGCGGAGGACGAGTCCCTTATCCGTCTCGACATCGTCGAAATTCTCCGTGACAACGGCTTCGAAGTCGTGGGCGAAGCTGGCGACGGAGAGACTGCCGTCGCGCTGGCACGCGAGCTGCGACCTGACCTCGTGATCATGGACGTGAAGATGCCCCAGCTTGACGGGATCAGTGCCGCCGAGCGCCTCTCGAAGGAGCACATCGCCCCCGTCGTGCTGCTGACGGCGTTTAGCCAGAAAGAGCTCGTGGAGCGAGCCACTGAGGCCGGGGCGCTGGCCTACGTGGTGAAACCCTTCACCCCGAACGACCTGCTGCCCGCGATCGAGATTGCCCTCTCGCGCTACAGCCAGATCATCACACTCGAGGCCGAGGTTGCCGACCTGGTGGAGCGATTTGAGACTCGTAAGCTCGTGGACCGCGCCAAGGGCCTCCTGAACGAGAAGATGGGCCTGACTGAGCCCGAGGCGTTCCGCTGGATCCAGAAGGCCTCCATGGACCGCCGTCTGACCATGCACGATGTGTCGCAGGCGATCATCGAGCAGCTCAGCGCTAAGAAGTAG